ACATCCGCCCCCACGTATACAGCCTGGCGGTCGAGGGTCCCGGCGAGTTGCGGGCGCTGGTGCAGACCGGCTCCGCGGGCAACGTGCGGCCCGATGAGGTGGTGGCGGGCCTGATCCGGTGCGCGCCCGACCTCGCGGGGGTGGAGCTGGCGCTCGCCCACCGGCTGATGCTGTACCGGCGCGACCCCGAGACCGGGATCTGCGCCGAGCCCTGGTCCCTGTGACGCCTGTCTCCGGCGCCCTTTCGTCTGAAAAAGCGGCCGTCGGTTGAAGGGAAGGGGCCGCATCGGGACGTCCCACGAGTAGGACCGGTCACCGGTCGGTCGATGCCCGAGGAGGAGGGGGACTCGATGGAAGAACGGGAGAAGCTGGAGAAGATGGACCTCCTGCGCAACCGCTTCAAGATCTCTTACGCCCGGGCCCGGGAGGTGCTGGAGCAGAACGGCTGGGACGCGGTGGCCGCCGCGGTCCAGCTGGAGGAGGAGCAGACGCCGTCGGGCTTCTTCACCGAGGAGCTGAAGGTGAGCGGCCGGGACCTGGTGGAGACGCTGAAGCGGATTCTGCACGAGGGCAACGTCAACCGGATCATCGTGCGGGACCCCAAGGGCTATGAGATCCTCAACCTGCCCGTGGGCGGCGCCGTGGTCTTCGCCCTGGTGCTGCCGATGCTCACCGCTCTCAGCGCGGTCGTCATCCTGGCCCTGGACTACACGGTCGTGGTCGAGCGGAGTTCCTAGCCGACAGCCGCGAACAGCCCCCCGTCGGATCCGGGGGGCTTTGTCCGTCCGCCTTGGCCCGTGCAGGACTCGGCCGTTCTGGAGAAGAAAACCACTAAATTTGGGATACTAGTTCCCAGAGCAGCCATCCCCAGGAGAGAAGGGGCTTTTTTCATGCGCAAGGAGATACTCTTGACGGTCGACATCGACCAGACGCGCGCGGCGGTGCTGGAAGACGGCGAGCTGGTGGAGCTGTACATCGAGCAGCCCGTACATGAACGCATCGTCGGCAACATCTACAAGGGCAAGGTCGAGAACGTGCTGCCCGGCATGCAGGCCGCCTTCGTCAACATCGGCCTGGAGCGCAACGCCTTCCTGTACGTGGACGACGCCCAGCCCGGCCGGGCGCCGCTGGAGGGGGAGACGCCCCTGCCGCGGTCCGGGCGCCGGCCCACCATCGGCGAGCTGGTCAGGACCGGCCAGGACATCCTGGTCCAGGTGGCCAAGGAGCCCATCGGCACCAAGGGGGCGCGGGTCACCCGCAACATCACCCTGCCCGGGCGCTTCCTCGTCCTCATGCCTCACGTGGACTACGTCGGCGTCAGCCGGCGCATCACCGACGAGCGGGAGCGGGACCGGCTGAAGCAGATTGCCCACGCCGTGAAGCCCGACGGGATGGGGCTCATCGTGCGCACGGTGGCGGAGGGCGCCAGCGAGGAGGAACTGGCCCACGACGCCGCTTTCCTCGAGCGCCACTGGCAGCAGATCGCCGCCCGGGCCAGGACGGCCAGGGCGCCGTCCCTGGTCCACCACGACCAGGGGCTCATCCACCGGCTGGTGCGGGACGGGCTGGATGACTCCGTCAGCCTGTTCCTGGTGGACCAGCGGTCCGCCTACGACACCGCCCTCGCGGTGGTGGAGTTGCACGCGCCCCAGCTCAAAGACCGGGTCAAGCTCTACACCCGCAGCGACCAGACCCTCTTCGATTACTACGGCGTCGAGATGGAGATCGAGAAGGCGCTGCGCCGGCGAGTGTGGCTCAGGAGCGGCGGGTACATCATCATCGACCAGACCGAGGCGCTCACCGCCATCGACGTGAACACCGGCAAGTTCGTCGGCTCGACGAACCTGGCCGACACGGTCTTCCGCACGAACCTGGAGGCCGCCCGGGAGATCGCCCGGCAGCTGCGGCTCCGGGACATCGGCGGGATCATCATCATCGACTTCATCGACATGGACCGGGAGGACCACCGGCAGCAGGTGATCCAGGCCCTGGAGGAGGCTTTGAGGCGGGACCGCACCCGAGCCAACATCCTGGGGCTCACCCAGCTCGGCCTGCTCGAGATGACCCGCAAGAAGTCGCGCCAGAACCTGAGCGAGGTGCTCACCAAGCCCTGCCCCGCCTGCGACGGCCGGGGGAAGGTGCTCAACGAGCAGACCATGGCCCACCGGGTGCGGGCCGAGATCCGGCGCATCATGAAGCAGTCGTCCAGCGAAGCCCTGCTGATGGAGGTCCATCCCTCGGTGGCGGCCCTGGTGATCCGCCCCGGCGGGGCCAATCTGCGGGCGTTGGAGGAGGAGCTGGCCCGGACGATCTACATCCGCGGCAACAGCGAGGTTTCCCCCGACTCGTGGAGCCTGAAGGCCCTGGGCACCCGGGAGGAGGTGGAGGCCAAGGCGCTGCCGGTTTCCGCCGGCCAGGTGCTGCAGCTGCGCATCGAGGAGCCCCACGCCTCCAACGCGGCCGACGGCATCGCCAGGGTGGACGGCTACGTCATCGACGTGGCCGATGCCGGCCGCCTGGTGGGCCAGGTGGTGCCGGTGGAGATCCTGAAGGTGTTCCGCACGTACGCGAAAGGGCGCGTTGCCCCGCACTGAGCCACTTGGAGCGCGCAAGCCCCGGACCTGGCACGGCCAGGTCCGGGGCTCGTTGCTGCGTGCGGTCCGCAGCCCTCCTCATGCGCCGGCGGCCGCCTCCTGCCGCCACGCGAACATCCCGTCGATCTCCTGCTCGGCGGCGGCGATCTCCGCCTGCTTCTGCGCCTCGCTCCAGCCCAGCAGGGCGCCCATCTCGCCGGCCAGCGCGGGCAGCCAGGGCCGCCCGTTGTGCGCCGTGAAGAGCATGAGGTCGGTGCGCCGCCGGACCACGTCGACCAGGTGCATGGCCATCTCGGCCTTCACCGCGTACCGCGCCTGGGCCAGCCGCCAGCGCAGCTCCGGGTCGGGCGCCGCGACCTCCCGGGCCTCGGCGGCCACCTGGGCCAGGACCGCGCCGTACCGGTCGGCCAGCAGGTCAATGAGCCTCTCGGCCCCGCCGACCTCGGCAGCCAGCTGCCGCTTCAGCCCGCCGTCCGGCAGTTTCCCCTGCGCGCCGGGCAGGGGCGCCGTGCTGGCGGCGAGGTGCGCCGCGCTCCGGGTGGCCGGGAAGAGGTCGTCGACGATGTGGCTGGCCATGGCCCGGAAGGCGGTCAGCTTGCCGCCAGCCACCGTGACCAGCCCGGACGGGCTGTGGAAGAGCTTGTAGTCCCGGGTGGTCGCCGAGGGATCCGCCTCCTTCGCGGGCTTCAGGAGCGGCCGGAAGCCCGACCAGCCGGCGATGATGTCGTCGGTGGTCAGCCCCGCCTCCGGGAAGAGCCGGCGGGCGGCGTCCACCACGTACTCCACGTCCCACCGGGTGATCGAGTAGGCCGCCGGGTCGCCGTGGTGATCGGTGTCGGTGGTACCGATGTACGTGCAGTTGCCCGAGGGGACGGCGAACATCATGCGGCCGTCCCGGCCCCGCATCACCACCGCGTGCCGGATGGGCAGCCGATCGTGGGGCACCACCAGGTGGACGCCCTTGGTGAGCCGGAGGAGGGTCGGAGCGCCGGGGTCGTCCAGTTGGCGTACCGCGTCCGCCCACGGCCCCGCCGCGGCCAGCACCCGGTCCGCCCGGACGTCGAAGGTGTCGCCGGTCAGCTCGTCCCGCACCGTCGCCCCCACGATCCGGCCGCGGCTGTCCTTGCGGAACGCGGTCAGCCGGACGTAGTTGGCCACCGCGGCGCCGTGTGCGGCGGCGGACTGGATCACCTCCAGGGTCAGCCGGCCGTCGTCGGTGCGGCAGTCGGCGTAGAGCGCGCCGCCCTTCAGCCGGTCGGCCCTGAGCCACGGCTCCCGCTCCCGGAGCGGACCGGGCTTCAGCATCCTGTGCGGGATCGGGTTGCTCCGGCCCGCGAACCAGTCGTAGAGGGTCAGGCCGATGTTGAGCATCCACAACGGGTCGGGGTCGCCCTCGTAGACCGGGAACAGGAAGGTGGTGGCCTTGACCAGGTGCGGGGCCATGACCAGCAGGTTCTGCCGTTCCACCACCGACTCCCGGACGAGGCGGAACTCGAAGTTCTTCAGGTAGCGCAGGCCGCCGTGGATCAGCTTGGTGGAGCGGCTGCTGGTGGCGAAGGCGAAGTCGCTGGCCTCCACGAGGCCCACCTTCAGGCCGCGGAGGGCAGCCTCGCGGGCGACGCCGGCCCCCGTGATCCCGCCGCCGACCACCAGCAGGTCGAAGGATTCCGAGGCCAGGCGCCGGATCATCTCGGTACGGTTCATACGCACTCCCTCACAATCCAAAGGAAACAAGGAGAGCCACGGCCAACCGGAGGCGCCGCGCCGTGCACGGCTCCTCGCAGCTGCCGATGGCTCTCCTTGTCTCCACCATCGAGCTATGCGACTAGAATTATATCCGTTTGTTTCATTCTGGGTCAAGGCTCGGCGTGCTGTCGGGCCCGAGCCGGCACGCGCGCCGGCCGGCACCGAACAGAGCCACGGCCACGGCGGCGCTGAGGCCGAGCATCATCTGGCCGTTCACCACCAGCAGGAAGACGCCGACGGCGGACAGAAGGGTTGCGATCCAGAT
The nucleotide sequence above comes from Symbiobacterium thermophilum IAM 14863. Encoded proteins:
- a CDS encoding DUF4342 domain-containing protein codes for the protein MEEREKLEKMDLLRNRFKISYARAREVLEQNGWDAVAAAVQLEEEQTPSGFFTEELKVSGRDLVETLKRILHEGNVNRIIVRDPKGYEILNLPVGGAVVFALVLPMLTALSAVVILALDYTVVVERSS
- a CDS encoding Rne/Rng family ribonuclease, which codes for MRKEILLTVDIDQTRAAVLEDGELVELYIEQPVHERIVGNIYKGKVENVLPGMQAAFVNIGLERNAFLYVDDAQPGRAPLEGETPLPRSGRRPTIGELVRTGQDILVQVAKEPIGTKGARVTRNITLPGRFLVLMPHVDYVGVSRRITDERERDRLKQIAHAVKPDGMGLIVRTVAEGASEEELAHDAAFLERHWQQIAARARTARAPSLVHHDQGLIHRLVRDGLDDSVSLFLVDQRSAYDTALAVVELHAPQLKDRVKLYTRSDQTLFDYYGVEMEIEKALRRRVWLRSGGYIIIDQTEALTAIDVNTGKFVGSTNLADTVFRTNLEAAREIARQLRLRDIGGIIIIDFIDMDREDHRQQVIQALEEALRRDRTRANILGLTQLGLLEMTRKKSRQNLSEVLTKPCPACDGRGKVLNEQTMAHRVRAEIRRIMKQSSSEALLMEVHPSVAALVIRPGGANLRALEEELARTIYIRGNSEVSPDSWSLKALGTREEVEAKALPVSAGQVLQLRIEEPHASNAADGIARVDGYVIDVADAGRLVGQVVPVEILKVFRTYAKGRVAPH
- a CDS encoding glycerol-3-phosphate dehydrogenase/oxidase — its product is MNRTEMIRRLASESFDLLVVGGGITGAGVAREAALRGLKVGLVEASDFAFATSSRSTKLIHGGLRYLKNFEFRLVRESVVERQNLLVMAPHLVKATTFLFPVYEGDPDPLWMLNIGLTLYDWFAGRSNPIPHRMLKPGPLREREPWLRADRLKGGALYADCRTDDGRLTLEVIQSAAAHGAAVANYVRLTAFRKDSRGRIVGATVRDELTGDTFDVRADRVLAAAGPWADAVRQLDDPGAPTLLRLTKGVHLVVPHDRLPIRHAVVMRGRDGRMMFAVPSGNCTYIGTTDTDHHGDPAAYSITRWDVEYVVDAARRLFPEAGLTTDDIIAGWSGFRPLLKPAKEADPSATTRDYKLFHSPSGLVTVAGGKLTAFRAMASHIVDDLFPATRSAAHLAASTAPLPGAQGKLPDGGLKRQLAAEVGGAERLIDLLADRYGAVLAQVAAEAREVAAPDPELRWRLAQARYAVKAEMAMHLVDVVRRRTDLMLFTAHNGRPWLPALAGEMGALLGWSEAQKQAEIAAAEQEIDGMFAWRQEAAAGA